From a single Triplophysa rosa linkage group LG17, Trosa_1v2, whole genome shotgun sequence genomic region:
- the elk1 gene encoding ETS domain-containing protein Elk-1 isoform X1 — translation MESNSLISAMDPSITLWQFLLHLLDDQSQKHLISWTSGDGEFKLLDAEEVARLWGLRKNKTNMNYDKLSRALRYYYDKNIIKKVSGQKFVYKFVTFPDPNSADGLRGPEDTQRANAVEKLELSIQTKPVGGTNTTNPCLSKSLQVQRTSPSSVQRSSRNDYMKSGLYSTFTIQSLQTPCKTTSRAIKSEHFLSDGSPKAASLDRTVYEVRVCQTEAQPTVESSGLQVIVTHPSPCATPALSPQTPAGSATAATNAQAQKSQNLGDPPQIYLSDPSSLTSLIPLAHGECVVNPSQQVFVVIKPPHVGMTKESGLSPEDDLLEIVHLEEKSEVEPSLQQAQSVSAVPVPGVKEAPIPADAPSPCVESAVQPVGEGEVKEKSELSEDSNAASASPPLSTQEVQPPKSKKPRVLELPSSSALLPPGLSLDKVNAAVNSLLAPGSAANTLTPTVITSHALTPVLLTPSPLPSTIHFWSTLSPIAPRSPAKLSFQFPSNGSNQIQIPALSVDGLSTPVVLSPGPQKP, via the exons ATGGAGTCCAACTCGCTTATCAGtg CAATGGATCCGTCCATTACACTGTGGCAGTTCCTGCTACACCTGTTGGATGATCAGAGTCAAAAGCACCTGATCTCCTGGACATCTGGGGACGGAGAATTCAAGCTACTGGACGCTGAGGAGGTGGCCAGACTCTGGGGGCTCCGCAAAAACAAAACCAACATGAACTATGACAAACTGAGCAGAGCACTTCGATACTACTATGACaag AATATTATTAAGAAGGTTAGCGGCCAGAAGTTCGTCTACAAGTTTGTCACCTTTCCCGACCCCAACTCCGCTGATGGCCTGAGAGGGCCCGAGGATACCCAAAGGGCCAATGCAGTGGAGAAATTGGAGCTCTCCATCCAGACCAAACCTGTAGGTGGCACTAACACCACCAACCCTTGTCTTTCCAAGAGCCTGCAGGTCCAGCGCACCTCCCCCAGCTCAGTGCAGCGCAGCTCCCGCAACGATTACATGAAGTCTGGCCTCTACTCCACGTTTACAATCCAGTCCCTGCAAACACCCTGTAAAACCACATCTAGAGCCATTAAATCAGAGCACTTCCTGAGTGACGGCAGCCCCAAAGCTGCCTCACTGGACCGTACAGTATATGAG GTGCGCGTGTGTCAGACAGAGGCCCAGCCGACTGTGGAGAGCAGTGGTCTGCAGGTGATAGTGACCCACCCGTCTCCATGTGCTACACCCGCCCTCAGTCCCCAGACACCCGCTGGCTCTGCCACAGCAGCCACG AACGCTCAAGCACAGAAGAGCCAGAATTTGGGTGACCCGCCACAGATCTACCTGTCTGATCCCAGCTCTCTGACCTCCCTCATTCCTCTGGCTCATGGAGAATGTGTGGTCAACCCCTCTCAGCAGGTGTTCGTGGTCATTAAACCTCCACATGTAGGGATGACCAAAGAGTCCGGCCTTTCGCCTGAGGACGACCTGCTGGAGATTGTTCATCTGGAGGAAAAATCAGAGGTTGAG CCGTCTCTTCAACAAGCTCAGTCAGTGTCTGCAGTTCCTGTCCCTGGAGTAAAAGAAGCACCGATCCCTGCGGACGCCCCGTCACCCTGCGTGGAGTCTGCGGTCCAGCCCGTCGGGGAAGGAGAGGTCAAGGAAAAGTCAGAGCTGTCTG AGGATTCCAACGCAGCATCAGCCTCTCCCCCATTGAGCACACAGGAAGTGCAGCCTCCTAAATCAAAGAAGCCGCGCGTGCTTGAGCTGCCGTCCTCGTCCGCCCTGCTGCCACCTGGACTCTCACTGGATAAAGTTAATGCAGCGGTGAACAGTCTCCTGGCCCCCGGCAGTGCTGCAAATACCCTAACGCCTACAGTTATCACCTCACATGCCCTG acTCCAGTGCTGTTGACACCGAGTCCGCTGCCATCAACCATTCACTTCTGGAGCACGCTCAGTCCTATCGCTCCACGCAGCCCTGCCAAGCTCTCCTTTCAG TTCCCCTCTAACGGAAGCAATCAGATCCAGATTCCCGCTCTGAGTGTAGATGGCTTGTCCACACCTGTTGTTCTCTCCCCTGGACCACAGAAACCATAA
- the elk1 gene encoding ETS domain-containing protein Elk-1 isoform X2 — protein MDPSITLWQFLLHLLDDQSQKHLISWTSGDGEFKLLDAEEVARLWGLRKNKTNMNYDKLSRALRYYYDKNIIKKVSGQKFVYKFVTFPDPNSADGLRGPEDTQRANAVEKLELSIQTKPVGGTNTTNPCLSKSLQVQRTSPSSVQRSSRNDYMKSGLYSTFTIQSLQTPCKTTSRAIKSEHFLSDGSPKAASLDRTVYEVRVCQTEAQPTVESSGLQVIVTHPSPCATPALSPQTPAGSATAATNAQAQKSQNLGDPPQIYLSDPSSLTSLIPLAHGECVVNPSQQVFVVIKPPHVGMTKESGLSPEDDLLEIVHLEEKSEVEPSLQQAQSVSAVPVPGVKEAPIPADAPSPCVESAVQPVGEGEVKEKSELSEDSNAASASPPLSTQEVQPPKSKKPRVLELPSSSALLPPGLSLDKVNAAVNSLLAPGSAANTLTPTVITSHALTPVLLTPSPLPSTIHFWSTLSPIAPRSPAKLSFQFPSNGSNQIQIPALSVDGLSTPVVLSPGPQKP, from the exons ATGGATCCGTCCATTACACTGTGGCAGTTCCTGCTACACCTGTTGGATGATCAGAGTCAAAAGCACCTGATCTCCTGGACATCTGGGGACGGAGAATTCAAGCTACTGGACGCTGAGGAGGTGGCCAGACTCTGGGGGCTCCGCAAAAACAAAACCAACATGAACTATGACAAACTGAGCAGAGCACTTCGATACTACTATGACaag AATATTATTAAGAAGGTTAGCGGCCAGAAGTTCGTCTACAAGTTTGTCACCTTTCCCGACCCCAACTCCGCTGATGGCCTGAGAGGGCCCGAGGATACCCAAAGGGCCAATGCAGTGGAGAAATTGGAGCTCTCCATCCAGACCAAACCTGTAGGTGGCACTAACACCACCAACCCTTGTCTTTCCAAGAGCCTGCAGGTCCAGCGCACCTCCCCCAGCTCAGTGCAGCGCAGCTCCCGCAACGATTACATGAAGTCTGGCCTCTACTCCACGTTTACAATCCAGTCCCTGCAAACACCCTGTAAAACCACATCTAGAGCCATTAAATCAGAGCACTTCCTGAGTGACGGCAGCCCCAAAGCTGCCTCACTGGACCGTACAGTATATGAG GTGCGCGTGTGTCAGACAGAGGCCCAGCCGACTGTGGAGAGCAGTGGTCTGCAGGTGATAGTGACCCACCCGTCTCCATGTGCTACACCCGCCCTCAGTCCCCAGACACCCGCTGGCTCTGCCACAGCAGCCACG AACGCTCAAGCACAGAAGAGCCAGAATTTGGGTGACCCGCCACAGATCTACCTGTCTGATCCCAGCTCTCTGACCTCCCTCATTCCTCTGGCTCATGGAGAATGTGTGGTCAACCCCTCTCAGCAGGTGTTCGTGGTCATTAAACCTCCACATGTAGGGATGACCAAAGAGTCCGGCCTTTCGCCTGAGGACGACCTGCTGGAGATTGTTCATCTGGAGGAAAAATCAGAGGTTGAG CCGTCTCTTCAACAAGCTCAGTCAGTGTCTGCAGTTCCTGTCCCTGGAGTAAAAGAAGCACCGATCCCTGCGGACGCCCCGTCACCCTGCGTGGAGTCTGCGGTCCAGCCCGTCGGGGAAGGAGAGGTCAAGGAAAAGTCAGAGCTGTCTG AGGATTCCAACGCAGCATCAGCCTCTCCCCCATTGAGCACACAGGAAGTGCAGCCTCCTAAATCAAAGAAGCCGCGCGTGCTTGAGCTGCCGTCCTCGTCCGCCCTGCTGCCACCTGGACTCTCACTGGATAAAGTTAATGCAGCGGTGAACAGTCTCCTGGCCCCCGGCAGTGCTGCAAATACCCTAACGCCTACAGTTATCACCTCACATGCCCTG acTCCAGTGCTGTTGACACCGAGTCCGCTGCCATCAACCATTCACTTCTGGAGCACGCTCAGTCCTATCGCTCCACGCAGCCCTGCCAAGCTCTCCTTTCAG TTCCCCTCTAACGGAAGCAATCAGATCCAGATTCCCGCTCTGAGTGTAGATGGCTTGTCCACACCTGTTGTTCTCTCCCCTGGACCACAGAAACCATAA
- the uxt gene encoding protein UXT gives MTSGNNSNEKVLQYETFINDVLRRDLQSVLEQRDGVYEKIAQYLQLKNTIKSIQEADSKELKTDVDLGCNFYVQAHVPDTSKIHVAVGYGFFVEFTHAEALKFIEKKTNQLTEYTEVLTKDAAKIKANIRMVLEGLRELQDLKDLPETSRREVF, from the exons ATGACTTCTGGGAATAACAGTAATGAAAAAGTATTGCAGTATGAAACTTTTATTAATGACGTATTGAGGAGAGACTTACA GAGTGTGTTGGAGCAAAGAGATGGTGTGTATGAAAAAATAGCACAATACCTGCAGCTCAAGAATACGATTAAAAGTATTCAG gaaGCTGACAGCAAAGAACTCAAAACAGATGTTGACCTTGGATGCAATTTCTACGTACAGGCTCATGT ACCTGATACATCAAAAATACATGTGGCAGTTGGATATGGATTCTTTGTCGAGTTCACACATGCTGAGGCTTTGAAGTTCATAGAAAAGAAGACGAATCAGCTCACAGA GTATACTGAAGTTCTTACCAAAGACGCAGCAAAAATAAAGGCCAATATTCGCATGGTTCTGGAG GGATTAAGGGAGTTGCAAGACCTGAAGGATCTTCCGGAGACCAGTCGCAGAGAAGTTTTTTAG
- the zgc:86609 gene encoding ER membrane protein complex subunit 3-like: MSGPELLLDSSIRLWVVLPIVFITFFVGVLRHYVTQLIQSEKKVDLQQVSDSQVLLRSRILRENGKYLPKQSFAMRKHYFNNAETGFFKKVKRKVVPKNPMTDTSMLTDMMKGNLTNVLPMILIGGWINWAFSGFVTTKVPFPLTLRFKPMLQRGIDLLSLDASWVSSASWYFLNVFGLRSMYTLILGQDNAADQSRIMQEQMTGAAMAMPPDPNKAFKSEWEALEIVEHKWALENVEEELVSRDLNFTGLLSRQDRMVF, encoded by the exons ATGTCAGGTCCAGAACTGCTGTTAGACTCGAGTATTCGTCTGTGGGTTGTTTTGCCCATAGTCTTCATCACGTTCTTCGTCGGCGTCCTGCGTCATTACGTCACTCAACTTATTCAAAGTGAGAAGAAAGTGGATCTGCAGCAGGTGTCTGacag tcaggtgtTACTGCGTAGCCGCATACTGAGAGAAAATGGAAAGTATCTACCCAAACAg TCATTTGCCATGagaaaacattatttcaacAACGCTGAGACTGGATTCTTTAAGAAAGTCAAAAGAAAGGTGGTTCCCAAAAATCCCATGACAG ATACAAGCATGTTAACAGACATGATGAAAGGCAATCTCACCAATGTGCTGCCAATGATTCTGATTGGAGGATGGATCAACTGGGCTTTTTCTGGTTTTGTCACAA CTAAGGTTCCGTTTCCATTGACGCTCAGATTTAAGCCGATGTTACAGCGAGGAATCGACCTGCTATCGCTGGATGCCTCCTG GGTGAGTTCCGCTTCCTGGTATTTTCTCAATGTCTTTGGGCTCCGAAGCATGTACACTCTCATCCTTGGACAAGATAATG ctgCAGATCAGTCAAGAATAATGCAGGAGCAAATGACCGGGGCTGCGATGGCTATGCCCCCTGATCCTAATAAGGCATTTAAG AGCGAGTGGGAAGCCCTGGAGATTGTGGAGCACAAATGGGCTCTGGAAAATGTTGAGGAGGAACTCGTGTCCCGTGATCTGAACTTCACAGGACTCTTAAGCCGTCAAGATAGAATGGTGTTCTGA
- the usp11 gene encoding ubiquitin carboxyl-terminal hydrolase 11: MAANGGTDSATEPPGLETQRREIENLNRNQQLRAGDSWYLLDKRWYDQWKEYVDTGDQNSSSYPGKIDNAELFEDLDSYHLKERLAENEDFVLLPAEAWRKLLSWYDMMDDQPALERKVIDLPSTVKVEIYPVEVQLCLFSNLENTVTAQFSRADKIHAIQQHIRQQFMVSESSECRLWMRNTDTSSERLRNLNMTVLDVCLSSGMTVIMEIRNADGTWPTSRPQIMRNSAEDQDSYRGSPGVCGLTNLGNTCFMNSALQCLSNTPPLTEYFLKNLYLDELNFSNPLGMKGEIAEAYADVVKQMWSGRHFSVVPRVFKTKVGHFASQFLGYQQHDSQELLSFLLDGLHEDLNRVKKKEYIELRDADGRPDQEVAEEAWRNHLRRNDSVIVDTFHGLFKSTLVCPECHKVSVTFDPFCYLSVPLPVSKERVLEVFYVSLDPMAKPTQYRLIVPKAGRIFDLCSALTQATDVPPNQMAVADVFNHRFYRIFRPDESLSCILDRDDIFVYELSSGFLDQGSEEVLLAIYMRERSHYRDYGSGSNSYGTSLFGHPLLMSIPRTRCTRDDLYELFRERLTRYVRPLDPSEEVEEEEEAEDEEEEEEEELYTAQTNGVRDDEGEDDLEEAGPSKKVEEKQESAQTEEHSSGQLEASPNSEGEERAEEEERAEEESSSEQDRGSSTEEGQSACGSTDTNSQDATDGDQGAGAEPSGKEEEEEEEEEDGEGAAACIKPNTRPVGRRRCTEKPKKALFTIQMVNSNGTTERGTADVDGSFSFSSLTYIAIDWDPDMKKKYYNENEAEKYIKHPSMDIPHQQTIVQLQECIELFTTVETLEEENPWYCPMCKKHQLATKKLDLWSLPEVLIIHLKRFSYTKYSREKLDTVVDFPLRGLDFSDFLLKKTVNSDDPPCTYDLISVSNHYGGLRDGHYTSYARNKDNGQWYYFDDSKVTYAREEQIMTNAAYLLFYQRQDKIRQPSVPPPVPSTTQPVNHITAQTPDDVDGNSSCVSMETD; the protein is encoded by the exons ATGGCTGCTAACGGCGGCACCGATTCGGCCACCGAACCTCCCGGACTAGAGACCCAGCGGCGGGAGATCGAGAACCTGAACCGGAACCAGCAGCTCCGGGCTGGGGACAGTTG GTATTTGTTGGACAAGAGATGGTATGACCAGTGGAAAGAGTATGTTGACACCGGGGACCAAAATTCCTCCTCTTATCCGGGGAAGATTGATAACGCTGAGCTTTTTGAAG ATCTGGATTCCTACCACCTGAAGGAACGACTGGCGGAGAATGAAGACTTTGTCTTGCTCCCGGCAGAAGCTTGGCGCAAACTGTTGTCATGGTATGACATGATGGATGACCAGCCTGCCTTGGAGAGAAAG GTCATTGACCTTCCCAGCACTGTTAAAGTAGAAATCTACCCTGTGGAGGTCCAGCTCTGTCTCTTTAGCAACTTGGAGAACACCGTGACTGCGCAGTTCAGTCGCGCTGACAAAATAC atGCCATACAGCAACATATACGGCAACAGTTTATGGTGTCCGAGTCGTCTGAGTGTCGGCTGTGGATGAGAAATACGGATACGAGTTCAGAGAGGTTACGCAACCTTAACATGACAGTCCTGGACGTCTGTCTCAGCTCTGGCATG ACAGTGATTATGGAGATAAGGAATGCCGATGGTACGTGGCCCACATCCAGACCTCAGATCAT GAGGAACTCTGCTGAAGATCAGGACTCGTATCGAGGGTCTCCTGGAGTGTGCGGCCTTACAAACCTGGGCAACACCTGCTTCATGAATTCAGCCCTACAG TGTCTGAGTAACACGCCGCCACTGACCGAGTACTTCTTGAAGAACCTGTATCTGGACGAGCTTAACTTTAGCAACCCACTGGGCATGAAGGGAGAGATCGCAGAAGCCTACGCTGATGTCGTCAAACAGATGTGGTCGGGGAGGCATTTTTCGGTGGTTCCTCGGGTGTTTAAG ACTAAGGTGGGCCACTTTGCATCACAGTTCCTGGGTTACCAGCAGCACGATTCTCAAGAGCTTCTGTCCTTCCTGCTGGACGGTCTTCATGAAGACCTTAACCGGGTGAAGAAAAAGGAGTATATTGAGCTGAGGGATGCAGACGGCAGACCTGACCAG GAAGTTGCTGAGGAGGCCTGGCGAAACCACCTGAGACGGAACGATTCGGTCATCGTTGACACATTCCACGGGCTGTTCAAGTCAACGCTAGTGTGCCCGGAGTGCCACAAGGTCtctgtgacctttgaccccttCTGCTACCTGAGCGTGCCGTTACCTGTCAGTAAAGAAAGGGTTTTGGAGGTGTTCTACGTCTCGCTGGATCCTATGGCCAAGCCAACACAG TATCGCTTGATCGTCCCTAAAGCTGGCCGGATATTTGATTTGTGCTCTGCACTCACGCAGGCAACCGACGTCCCACCCAACCAG ATGGCTGTGGCTGATGTTTTCAATCACCGATTCTACAGGATTTTTCGGCCCGATGAGTCCTTGAGCTGTATATTGGACCGGGACGACATATTTGT GTACGAGTTGAGCAGTGGTTTTCTGGATCAGGGCAGTGAAGAGGTGCTTTTGGCTATCTACATGCGCGAGCGCTCTCACTACAGAGATTACGGGTCAGGAAGCAACAGCTACGGCACGTCCCTGTTCGGTCACCCGCTGCTGATGTCCATACCGCGCACACGGTGCACACGAGATGATCTCTATGAGCTCTTCCGTGAAAGACTGAC GCGGTATGTTCGACCACTTGACCCTTCAGAAGAAGtagaagaggaagaggaagctgaggatgaggaagaggaagaagaagaagagttGTATACGGCTCAGACCAATGGAGTTCGTGATG ATGAGGGTGAGGACGATTTAGAGGAGGCGGGGCCTTCCAAGAAAGTGGAAGAAAAACAAGAGAGCGCTCAAACTGAAGAACACAGCAGCGGCCAATTGGAAGCCAGCCCGAACAGCGAGGGGGAGGAGAgagctgaggaggaggagagagcTGAGGAGGAGTCAAGTAGCGAACAGGACCGGGGCAGCAGTACGGAGGAGGGCCAATCAGCATGCGGCAGCACCGACACCAATTCCCAAGATGCAACTGACGGGGACCAAGGTGCTGGAGCGGAACCTTCGGGaaaggaggaagaggaggaagaggaggaggaagatggAGAAGGGGCAGCAGCGTGCATAAAACCAAATACGAGACCTGTGGGAAGACGGCGATGCACTGAAAAACCCAAGAAAGCCCTCTTTACCATTCAGATGGTAAACTCAAACGGTACCACAGAGCGAGGAACTGCGGATGTGGATGGCAGCTTCTCTTTCAGCT CTCTGACATACATCGCCATTGACTGGGACCCTGACATGAAGAAGAAATACTACAATGAGAACGAGGCCGAG AAATACATCAAGCATCCGAGTATGGACATCCCTCACCAGCAAACCATAGTGCAGCTACAGGAATGTATAGAGCTCTTTACCACGGTAGAGACACTGGAAGAGGAAAACCCCTG GTATTGCCCAATGTGTAAGAAACATCAGCTTGCCACTAAGAAACTGGATCTGTGGTCCTTGCCAGAGGTGCTCATCATCCATCTAAAGCGTTTCTCCTACACGAAGTACTCGAGAGAGAAACTGGATACCGTTGTGGATTTTCCTCTGCG GGGGTTGGACTTCTCCGATTTTCTCCTAAAGAAGACAGTCAACAGTGATGATCCTCCCTGCACGTATGACCTGATCTCTGTGTCGAACCACTACGGCGGACTCAGGGACGGACACT atacTAGTTATGCCCGGAACAAGGACAACGGCCAGTGGTATTACTTTGATGATAGTAAGGTGACCTATGCAAGGGAGGAACAAATCATG ACCAATGCCGCCTACCTCCTGTTCTACCAGCGCCAAGACAAGATCCGTCAGCCCAGCGTCCCTCCGCCCGTACCCTCAACCACCCAGCCAGTCAACCACATTACTGCTCAGACCCCCGATGACGTTGACGGAAACTCTTCCTGTGTCAGCATGGAGACGGACTGA